A stretch of Terriglobia bacterium DNA encodes these proteins:
- a CDS encoding response regulator, with product MNVTVLLIDYDPCSICRIRGLLSSLGIQPIVARDGVAGIAAFKRYLPDLTLIQDLVPRKHGFEVCKELKATEDGRRSAILLLADVRNGRRYAALATGCDDFVSKPINGRILVAKIRKLLPRAGWPDVDAPVRRPRRRSRRRIVVVP from the coding sequence ATGAACGTGACGGTCCTCCTCATTGACTACGACCCGTGCAGCATCTGCCGGATCCGCGGCCTGCTGTCCTCGCTCGGGATCCAGCCGATCGTGGCGAGGGACGGGGTCGCCGGGATCGCGGCGTTCAAGAGGTACCTTCCCGACCTGACGCTGATCCAGGACCTCGTCCCCCGGAAGCACGGTTTCGAGGTGTGCAAGGAGCTGAAGGCGACGGAGGACGGCCGCCGCTCCGCGATCCTGTTGCTCGCGGACGTCCGGAACGGCCGCCGCTACGCCGCTCTCGCCACCGGCTGCGACGACTTCGTCTCGAAGCCCATCAACGGGAGGATCCTCGTCGCGAAGATCCGCAAGCTCCTCCCGCGTGCCGGCTGGCCGGACGTCGATGCGCCGGTGCGAAGGCCGAGGAGGCGCTCGAGGCGGAGGATCGTCGTCGTCCCCTGA
- a CDS encoding tetratricopeptide repeat protein, producing the protein MGKRDRKRQPASQETRSGGAVPTRLASRGATGLAISAALAALTLLVYWQITSAHFITYDDGQHVVENAHVTGGLTLANVRWALTTGHASNWQPLTWLVHMAMAQLFGLNSGAHHLLNLLIHALNAVLLFLVLRSLAGRSASDADALWPAAFVAALFALHPLHVESVAWVSELKDVLSTLFWILTLGAYGRYTRRPGAVRYLGVIACLALGLAAKPMLVTLPMVLLLLDYWPLGRFRAGDGWRRDAARLLAEKLPLFGLAIGVSVVTYLVQKAGGSVGSLEQMPFQLRFGNALVSYVRYLWMMVWPSGLAVFYPHPWNGLPTWQLVASASFLIGTSAAAGSLARRHPYFLVGWLWYLGTLVPVIGLVQVGLQGWADRYTYVPLIGVFIGLAWGAKALVGALRFPAWCVGTGAAAILGGLAWLTSVQVGYWNDGITLFQHALEVMKTSSTMRLFMGAALEHEGRPTMHSYLGAALEHEGRYTEAESQFRKALELKPDSVATIGSLGGVLLKEQRFAESEVLLRKVLEKTPDDPKVLDNLGEVLKDQGRSAEAERVMRRSLELKPDSIEAMSNLAGLLARQGHLADAEVLLRKALTMQPDSVEVLSNLAGLLGEQRRYAEAEALLRSALKLQPDNLEALGNLGMLLQVEQRTAEAESVLARLAELQRRGVAR; encoded by the coding sequence ATGGGAAAACGAGATCGGAAGAGGCAGCCCGCGTCGCAGGAGACCCGGTCCGGGGGCGCGGTCCCGACTCGCCTCGCGTCACGGGGCGCGACGGGGCTCGCGATCTCCGCGGCCCTGGCGGCACTGACGTTGCTGGTCTACTGGCAGATCACGAGTGCGCATTTCATCACCTACGACGACGGCCAGCACGTCGTCGAGAACGCACACGTGACCGGAGGTCTCACTCTCGCGAACGTCCGCTGGGCCCTCACGACCGGCCACGCGTCCAACTGGCAGCCGCTCACCTGGCTCGTTCACATGGCGATGGCGCAGCTCTTCGGGCTGAACTCCGGCGCCCACCACCTTTTGAACCTCTTGATCCACGCCCTGAACGCCGTCCTCCTCTTCCTGGTGCTGAGGTCGCTCGCCGGACGCAGCGCCTCCGACGCGGACGCGCTGTGGCCCGCAGCTTTCGTCGCCGCGCTGTTCGCCCTCCACCCCCTGCACGTGGAATCCGTCGCGTGGGTCTCGGAGCTGAAGGACGTGCTCAGCACGCTCTTCTGGATCCTGACCCTGGGAGCGTACGGCCGCTACACGAGGCGGCCCGGGGCCGTCCGTTACCTGGGGGTGATCGCCTGCCTCGCCCTGGGCCTCGCGGCCAAGCCCATGCTGGTCACGCTCCCGATGGTGCTCCTGCTGCTCGACTACTGGCCCCTGGGGCGTTTCCGAGCCGGGGATGGCTGGCGGCGCGACGCCGCGAGGCTGTTGGCGGAGAAGCTGCCCCTGTTCGGGCTGGCGATCGGGGTCTCCGTCGTCACCTACCTCGTTCAGAAAGCCGGGGGAAGCGTCGGATCGCTGGAGCAGATGCCGTTTCAACTCCGATTCGGGAACGCCCTCGTCTCGTACGTGCGCTACCTCTGGATGATGGTCTGGCCGAGCGGTCTGGCCGTGTTCTACCCCCATCCCTGGAACGGGCTCCCGACCTGGCAGCTCGTGGCGTCCGCTTCGTTCCTGATCGGCACCTCGGCGGCGGCCGGGTCCCTCGCGCGGCGTCACCCGTACTTCCTCGTCGGCTGGCTCTGGTACCTCGGCACGCTGGTTCCGGTCATCGGCCTGGTGCAGGTGGGCCTCCAAGGGTGGGCGGATCGGTACACGTACGTGCCGCTCATCGGGGTATTCATCGGCCTGGCCTGGGGAGCCAAGGCGCTCGTCGGCGCGCTCCGCTTCCCGGCGTGGTGCGTGGGAACGGGCGCGGCGGCGATCCTCGGCGGGCTGGCATGGCTCACGTCGGTGCAGGTGGGCTACTGGAACGACGGGATCACGCTGTTCCAGCACGCCCTCGAGGTCATGAAGACCAGCTCGACGATGCGCCTGTTCATGGGGGCGGCTCTCGAGCACGAAGGACGCCCGACGATGCACAGCTACCTCGGGGCCGCGCTGGAGCACGAGGGACGCTACACCGAAGCCGAGAGCCAGTTCAGGAAGGCACTGGAGCTGAAGCCGGACTCCGTGGCCACGATCGGAAGTCTCGGGGGTGTCCTGCTCAAAGAGCAGCGGTTCGCCGAGTCCGAGGTCCTGCTGCGGAAAGTCCTCGAGAAGACTCCGGACGATCCCAAGGTCCTGGACAACCTGGGCGAGGTCCTGAAGGACCAGGGGCGCTCGGCGGAGGCCGAGCGCGTGATGAGGAGGTCCCTCGAGCTGAAGCCGGATTCGATCGAGGCGATGAGCAATCTCGCGGGGCTCCTGGCGAGGCAGGGGCACCTCGCGGACGCCGAGGTCCTCCTGAGGAAGGCCCTCACGATGCAACCGGATTCCGTGGAGGTCCTGAGCAACCTGGCCGGCCTCCTGGGGGAGCAGCGGCGCTACGCCGAGGCGGAGGCTCTTCTGCGAAGCGCCCTCAAGCTCCAGCCCGACAATCTCGAAGCCCTGGGAAACCTCGGCATGCTCTTGCAGGTGGAGCAGCGCACCGCGGAGGCCGAGTCCGTCCTCGCCCGCCTCGCGGAGCTGCAGCGGCGAGGCGTTGCGCGGTAG
- a CDS encoding tetratricopeptide repeat protein: protein MTHGRAQRRRRLEREPPTRSGQPGAWELPATRAAGAALVLILLTFAVFHPVLGFGFLGLDDPRFVSANDEVQKGIRAESLRWAFTTTDLGFYAPVTALSHMVDCQIFGLHPWGHHLTNLLLHAASAVLLLLSLHRMTGALRPSFWVAALFAVHPLHVEPVAWVAERKEVLCGFFWMAAMLAYAKYARAPSLRRYVAVMVACLLALLAKSMAVTLPFALLLLDFWPLRRWPGGFAGSGRPAPLKTLLLEKVPLLLPVPLLALITLKAQTDMGALGSSEAFPLGERIANALYAYGAYLFKAVAPVGLAALYPFEHGGMPLFKPVGGALALLLGTAGAALLARKRRYVAMGWFWFVGTLVPVIGLVHVGSQSMADRYTYLPLVGIFVIVAWTADDALTGVSAGARRASAVAAGVVVVSLGAMAYAQTSTWKDDEALYTRILRVSPRAVLAYFNLGNLYLFEKGDPETARGYYEKALVVDPRYGDVQLNLGIALARQRKTREALDHFEEAVRLKPSQPEARLNLATALLQSRRLPEAAEAYRAYLALRPDDRKGHSGLGLVYGEMGDWDRATASLSRAAELGPGDGPTISLLGFALLRRGDEERARNAFGRALSIDPALPQPHYYLGLMALQAGDVAGAEGQLVPLRRLDPGMARSLEDQIGRTRASGR, encoded by the coding sequence GTGACCCACGGAAGAGCCCAGCGCCGCCGCCGACTCGAACGGGAGCCCCCAACCCGCTCGGGCCAGCCCGGTGCCTGGGAGCTGCCGGCCACCCGCGCGGCCGGGGCGGCCCTGGTCCTGATCCTCCTGACCTTCGCGGTCTTCCATCCGGTTCTCGGCTTCGGCTTCCTCGGCCTGGACGATCCCCGGTTCGTCAGCGCCAACGACGAGGTGCAAAAGGGGATTCGCGCGGAGAGCCTCCGCTGGGCCTTCACCACCACGGACCTCGGCTTCTACGCGCCGGTGACCGCGCTGTCGCACATGGTCGACTGCCAGATCTTCGGGCTGCATCCATGGGGCCATCACCTCACGAACCTCCTCCTGCACGCCGCGTCGGCCGTCCTGCTGCTCTTGTCGCTGCACAGGATGACGGGAGCCCTGAGGCCCAGCTTCTGGGTCGCGGCTCTGTTCGCCGTCCACCCGCTTCACGTGGAGCCGGTGGCATGGGTCGCCGAGCGGAAGGAGGTGCTCTGCGGGTTCTTCTGGATGGCCGCCATGCTCGCTTACGCCAAGTACGCCAGAGCACCCTCGCTTCGCCGCTACGTGGCGGTGATGGTCGCCTGCCTCCTCGCGCTCCTCGCGAAGTCCATGGCGGTGACCCTTCCCTTCGCCCTCCTCCTCCTGGACTTCTGGCCGCTCCGCCGCTGGCCGGGAGGATTCGCAGGATCCGGGCGGCCGGCACCGCTCAAGACGCTCCTCCTGGAGAAGGTCCCGTTGCTCCTGCCCGTCCCGCTCCTCGCGCTCATCACGCTGAAAGCGCAGACCGACATGGGAGCCCTGGGATCCTCGGAGGCCTTCCCTCTGGGCGAGCGAATCGCGAACGCCCTCTACGCGTACGGTGCCTACCTCTTCAAGGCCGTGGCTCCCGTCGGCCTGGCGGCCCTGTACCCGTTCGAGCACGGGGGGATGCCTCTCTTCAAGCCCGTGGGCGGCGCGCTGGCGCTCCTCCTCGGGACCGCGGGCGCCGCGCTCCTGGCCCGGAAGCGACGCTACGTCGCGATGGGCTGGTTCTGGTTCGTGGGGACCCTGGTGCCGGTCATCGGGCTCGTGCACGTGGGGTCGCAGTCCATGGCGGACCGCTACACGTACCTCCCGCTGGTGGGGATCTTCGTCATCGTCGCCTGGACGGCAGACGACGCGCTGACAGGTGTCTCCGCGGGCGCGAGGCGCGCGAGCGCGGTCGCGGCGGGCGTCGTCGTCGTGTCGCTCGGCGCCATGGCCTACGCTCAGACCTCGACCTGGAAGGACGACGAGGCCCTCTACACGCGGATCCTGCGGGTATCACCGAGGGCCGTCCTGGCCTATTTCAATCTCGGCAACCTCTACCTGTTCGAAAAGGGGGATCCGGAGACGGCGCGGGGGTACTACGAGAAGGCGCTCGTGGTCGATCCCCGCTACGGCGATGTCCAGCTGAACCTCGGGATCGCTCTGGCGCGTCAGCGGAAGACCCGGGAGGCGCTGGATCACTTCGAGGAAGCGGTCCGGCTCAAGCCGAGCCAGCCGGAGGCGAGGCTCAACCTGGCGACCGCGCTTCTGCAGAGCCGGCGGCTTCCGGAAGCGGCGGAAGCCTATCGAGCGTACCTCGCTCTTCGGCCGGACGATCGGAAGGGGCACTCGGGCCTCGGCCTCGTCTATGGCGAGATGGGGGACTGGGACCGGGCGACGGCCTCCCTCTCTCGTGCCGCCGAGCTGGGTCCCGGGGATGGCCCCACCATCAGCCTCCTCGGCTTCGCCCTGCTCAGGCGGGGAGACGAGGAGCGCGCGAGGAACGCCTTCGGTCGCGCCCTCTCCATCGATCCGGCACTTCCCCAGCCGCATTACTACCTGGGACTCATGGCGCTTCAAGCTGGGGACGTGGCGGGAGCCGAGGGACAGCTCGTCCCGTTGCGCCGTTTGGATCCGGGGATGGCCAGGTCCCTCGAGGACCAGATCGGCAGGACGCGGGCTTCAGGTCGTTGA